Proteins from one Triplophysa dalaica isolate WHDGS20190420 chromosome 6, ASM1584641v1, whole genome shotgun sequence genomic window:
- the gpr155b gene encoding integral membrane protein GPR155 isoform X1: MEGQYVTIHGLNITHSPPAAPAMSIGNLFPALLECFGIILCGYVAGRCDIIGAGEVKGLGSFVSCFALPALLFKNMVQLRFEHVVWSFLWSILMAKVCVFTLVCVLTLLVASPESKFSKAGLFAIFATQSNDFALGHPIVDALYRSSHPEYVQYIYLVAPVSLMLLNPVGFALCEIQRWRQTTDGNYSKLRVMCTVTLQILKNPIVFMVIVGILFHFLFGGRVPVLLAEFVDGLANSFGGAALFYLGLNMVGQMRRLTRSAGVSLILLITAKLLVMPLMCKDMVELLDAGNSSLVNHSSLSDYAFLYGVFPTAPSVAIYAAHYNMELEVVMSGLVISTFLSAPIMYVSAWLLTIPWMEATSLVKELQDVSFNISVVSLIALVWTLAVMLLSKKFRRPPHMFTTNLFFAQFLACLLMIMWSIAVRQGSEAGQILIFTLLYGCLYSTYMWTGLLAFSLTLLRRNENMKVKPWIFIMFGWGVPFLIVGGLLVVGQRMSDSRDSAFFYGSGQMMCTVLLLGCSIMLAGLSLMGLSRGVREEQNYHVLSQNTVTSTTDNGRHEDSPERELSHSSLNRDVCSSEPMPDMIAGHLSESPGPSAGYVQYLFSHIFYVLLRMAACGFTCVYVGVLGAPLSEASSSTRVQEERQIARHVLLCLLLIVCMLANVSSCLWWLFSDNPGRLYLELQFFCAVANYGQGLISFGIFGLDEHLILLPFKKRLAALCGLGPDENPESSAVQEDIRLTRTQFVRYHKDQCVQDIVRNKGGSSESLTGPAGESFL; this comes from the exons ATGGAGGGTCAATACGTCACCATTCACGGGCTCAACATCACCCACAGTCCCCCTGCAGCCCCTGCGATGTCCATCGGCAACCTCTTCCCGGCCCTGCTGGAATGCTTCGGCATCATCCTGTGCGGCTATGTGGCGGGTCGCTGTGACATCATCGGAGCGGGAGAGGTCAAAGGGCTGGGCAGCTTTGTGTCATGCTTTGCCCTCCCCGCCCTGCTCTTCAAAAACATGGTGCAGCTGCGCTTCGAGCACGTCGTCTGGTCGTTCCTCTGGAGCATCTTGATggcaaaagtgtgtgtgttcacgcTGGTGTGTGTGCTGACACTGTTGGTGGCGAGCCCCGAGAGCAAATTCAGTAAAGCCGGACTCTTCGCCATCTTTGCCACTCAGAGCAATGACTTTGCACTTGGACATCCTATAG TGGATGCTCTGTACAGGAGCTCACACCCGGAGTATGTGCAGTATATTTATCTGGTGGCGCCCGTGTCTCTGATGTTGCTGAACCCCGTGGGCTTTGCTCTGTGTGAGATCCAGCGATGGAGACAAACCACCGACGGCAACTACAGCAAACTGCGTGTGATGTGCACTGTCACactgcag ATTTTGAAGAACCCAATAGTCTTCATGGTGATTGTAGGAATTCTTTTCCATTTCCTCTTTGGTGGCCGCGTCCCGGTTTTGCTCGCCGAGTTTGTTGACGGACTAGCAAACTCCTTCGGAGGGGCGGCACTTTTTTATCTAGGACTGAACATGGTGGGACAGATGCGGAGGCTGACGCGCTCTGCCGGGGTTTCCCTCATCCTGCTCATCACTGCCAAACT GTTAGTGATGCCGTTGATGTGTAAGGACATGGTGGAGTTACTAGATGCTGGGAATTCAAGCTTGGTGAATCATTCCAGTCTGTCTGACTACGCGTTTCTGTACGGAGTCTTTCCCACCGCTCCCAGTGTGGCCATATACGCTGCCCACTACAACATGGAGCTGGAGGTG gTGATGTCTGGGCTGGTCATCAGCACGTTTCTGTCAGCGCCCATCATGTATGTGTCGGCGTGGTTACTGACCATTCCCTGGATGGAGGCCACGTCACTGGTGAAGGAGCTGCAGGACGTGAGCTTCAACATCAGTGTCGTCAGTCTGATAGCCCTG gtTTGGACTCTTGCTGTCATGCTGCTGAGTAAGAAGTTTAGGAGACCGCCACATATGTTCACCACAAATCTGTTCTTTGCACAG TTTCTGGCGTGTCTGTTGATGATCATGTGGAGCATTGCAGTGAGGCAGGGCAGTGAGGCAGGGCAGATTCTCATCTTCACTCTTCTCTATGGATGTCTGTACAGTACGTACATGTGGACAG GTCTTTTGGCGTTTTCTCTCACTTTATTGAggagaaatgaaaacatgaaggTGAAACCGTGGATATTCATCATGTTTGGATGGGG TGTTCCTTTCTTAATTGTGGGCGGGTTGCTGGTGGTAGGACAAAGAATGAGTGACAGCAGAGACTCCGCCTTCTTTTACGGCAGCGGGCAG ATGATGTGTACCGTGCTGCTTCTGGGCTGCAGCATCATGTTGGCCGGTCTGTCTCTGATGGGTTTGAGTCGAGGGGTCCGGGAGGAACAGAACTATCATGTTCTCAGTCAGAACACGGTGACCAGCACAACAGATAATGGGAGACACGAGGACTCTCCTGAGCGAGAGCTGTCTCATAGCAGTCTCAACAGAG atgtTTGTTCTAGTGAACCAATGCCTGATATGATAGCTGGACATCTGAGCGAGTCACCGGGACCTTCCGCAggttatgtacagtatttatttagtcATATCTTCTATGTATTATTGAGAATGGCAGCGTGTGGATTTACATGTGTGTATGTTGGTGTTTTAGGAGCTCCGCTGAGCGAGGCGTCGAGCTCTACACGCGTGCAGGAGGAGAGACAGATCGCTCGTCATGTGCTCCTCTGTCTGCTTCTCATTGTCTGCATGCTGGCG AACGTGTCCAGCTGTCTGTGGTGGTTGTTCAGTGATAATCCGGGTCGACTCTATCTGGAGCTTCAATTCTTTTGTGCTGTAGCCAATTATGGACAG GGATTAATATCCTTTGGGATTTTTGGTTTGGATGAACATCTTATCCTTCTTCCTTTCAAAAAGAG gctgGCGGCTCTGTGCGGGTTGGGTCCAGATGAAAACCCAGAGTCATCTGCAGTGCAGGAGGATATTCGACTCACCCGTACACAGTTTGTGCGTTACCACAAAGATCAGTGCGTTCAGGATATCGTCCGTAACAAAGG
- the gpr155b gene encoding integral membrane protein GPR155 isoform X2, producing MEGQYVTIHGLNITHSPPAAPAMSIGNLFPALLECFGIILCGYVAGRCDIIGAGEVKGLGSFVSCFALPALLFKNMVQLRFEHVVWSFLWSILMAKVCVFTLVCVLTLLVASPESKFSKAGLFAIFATQSNDFALGHPIVDALYRSSHPEYVQYIYLVAPVSLMLLNPVGFALCEIQRWRQTTDGNYSKLRVMCTVTLQILKNPIVFMVIVGILFHFLFGGRVPVLLAEFVDGLANSFGGAALFYLGLNMVGQMRRLTRSAGVSLILLITAKLLVMPLMCKDMVELLDAGNSSLVNHSSLSDYAFLYGVFPTAPSVAIYAAHYNMELEVVMSGLVISTFLSAPIMYVSAWLLTIPWMEATSLVKELQDVSFNISVVSLIALVWTLAVMLLSKKFRRPPHMFTTNLFFAQFLACLLMIMWSIAVRQGSEAGQILIFTLLYGCLYSTYMWTGLLAFSLTLLRRNENMKVKPWIFIMFGWGVPFLIVGGLLVVGQRMSDSRDSAFFYGSGQMMCTVLLLGCSIMLAGLSLMGLSRGVREEQNYHVLSQNTVTSTTDNGRHEDSPERELSHSSLNRDVCSSEPMPDMIAGHLSESPGPSAGAPLSEASSSTRVQEERQIARHVLLCLLLIVCMLANVSSCLWWLFSDNPGRLYLELQFFCAVANYGQGLISFGIFGLDEHLILLPFKKRLAALCGLGPDENPESSAVQEDIRLTRTQFVRYHKDQCVQDIVRNKGGSSESLTGPAGESFL from the exons ATGGAGGGTCAATACGTCACCATTCACGGGCTCAACATCACCCACAGTCCCCCTGCAGCCCCTGCGATGTCCATCGGCAACCTCTTCCCGGCCCTGCTGGAATGCTTCGGCATCATCCTGTGCGGCTATGTGGCGGGTCGCTGTGACATCATCGGAGCGGGAGAGGTCAAAGGGCTGGGCAGCTTTGTGTCATGCTTTGCCCTCCCCGCCCTGCTCTTCAAAAACATGGTGCAGCTGCGCTTCGAGCACGTCGTCTGGTCGTTCCTCTGGAGCATCTTGATggcaaaagtgtgtgtgttcacgcTGGTGTGTGTGCTGACACTGTTGGTGGCGAGCCCCGAGAGCAAATTCAGTAAAGCCGGACTCTTCGCCATCTTTGCCACTCAGAGCAATGACTTTGCACTTGGACATCCTATAG TGGATGCTCTGTACAGGAGCTCACACCCGGAGTATGTGCAGTATATTTATCTGGTGGCGCCCGTGTCTCTGATGTTGCTGAACCCCGTGGGCTTTGCTCTGTGTGAGATCCAGCGATGGAGACAAACCACCGACGGCAACTACAGCAAACTGCGTGTGATGTGCACTGTCACactgcag ATTTTGAAGAACCCAATAGTCTTCATGGTGATTGTAGGAATTCTTTTCCATTTCCTCTTTGGTGGCCGCGTCCCGGTTTTGCTCGCCGAGTTTGTTGACGGACTAGCAAACTCCTTCGGAGGGGCGGCACTTTTTTATCTAGGACTGAACATGGTGGGACAGATGCGGAGGCTGACGCGCTCTGCCGGGGTTTCCCTCATCCTGCTCATCACTGCCAAACT GTTAGTGATGCCGTTGATGTGTAAGGACATGGTGGAGTTACTAGATGCTGGGAATTCAAGCTTGGTGAATCATTCCAGTCTGTCTGACTACGCGTTTCTGTACGGAGTCTTTCCCACCGCTCCCAGTGTGGCCATATACGCTGCCCACTACAACATGGAGCTGGAGGTG gTGATGTCTGGGCTGGTCATCAGCACGTTTCTGTCAGCGCCCATCATGTATGTGTCGGCGTGGTTACTGACCATTCCCTGGATGGAGGCCACGTCACTGGTGAAGGAGCTGCAGGACGTGAGCTTCAACATCAGTGTCGTCAGTCTGATAGCCCTG gtTTGGACTCTTGCTGTCATGCTGCTGAGTAAGAAGTTTAGGAGACCGCCACATATGTTCACCACAAATCTGTTCTTTGCACAG TTTCTGGCGTGTCTGTTGATGATCATGTGGAGCATTGCAGTGAGGCAGGGCAGTGAGGCAGGGCAGATTCTCATCTTCACTCTTCTCTATGGATGTCTGTACAGTACGTACATGTGGACAG GTCTTTTGGCGTTTTCTCTCACTTTATTGAggagaaatgaaaacatgaaggTGAAACCGTGGATATTCATCATGTTTGGATGGGG TGTTCCTTTCTTAATTGTGGGCGGGTTGCTGGTGGTAGGACAAAGAATGAGTGACAGCAGAGACTCCGCCTTCTTTTACGGCAGCGGGCAG ATGATGTGTACCGTGCTGCTTCTGGGCTGCAGCATCATGTTGGCCGGTCTGTCTCTGATGGGTTTGAGTCGAGGGGTCCGGGAGGAACAGAACTATCATGTTCTCAGTCAGAACACGGTGACCAGCACAACAGATAATGGGAGACACGAGGACTCTCCTGAGCGAGAGCTGTCTCATAGCAGTCTCAACAGAG atgtTTGTTCTAGTGAACCAATGCCTGATATGATAGCTGGACATCTGAGCGAGTCACCGGGACCTTCCGCAg GAGCTCCGCTGAGCGAGGCGTCGAGCTCTACACGCGTGCAGGAGGAGAGACAGATCGCTCGTCATGTGCTCCTCTGTCTGCTTCTCATTGTCTGCATGCTGGCG AACGTGTCCAGCTGTCTGTGGTGGTTGTTCAGTGATAATCCGGGTCGACTCTATCTGGAGCTTCAATTCTTTTGTGCTGTAGCCAATTATGGACAG GGATTAATATCCTTTGGGATTTTTGGTTTGGATGAACATCTTATCCTTCTTCCTTTCAAAAAGAG gctgGCGGCTCTGTGCGGGTTGGGTCCAGATGAAAACCCAGAGTCATCTGCAGTGCAGGAGGATATTCGACTCACCCGTACACAGTTTGTGCGTTACCACAAAGATCAGTGCGTTCAGGATATCGTCCGTAACAAAGG